A single region of the Streptomyces sp. ITFR-16 genome encodes:
- a CDS encoding GNAT family N-acetyltransferase, giving the protein MPPTDAHTGPAPRRGAGAEDTLDLRITAELRALFEASAPAPRDRAAVSGPLDRPGEWQPVTTAAGIFRLVPVRLDRDLPVISRWMNDPAVAAFWELAGPDTVTAAHLRSQLDGDGRSAPCLGVLDGVPMSYWELYRADLDPLARHYPARPHDTGLHLLIGDGEHRGRGIGTTLLRAVADLVLDHRPRCTRVVAEPDVRNTPSVSAFLGAGFRYSAEIELPEKRAALMVRDRAHRHRL; this is encoded by the coding sequence GTGCCTCCCACCGACGCGCACACCGGACCCGCCCCCCGGCGGGGCGCGGGCGCCGAGGACACGCTCGATCTGCGCATCACCGCCGAACTCCGGGCCCTCTTCGAGGCGTCGGCGCCCGCGCCCCGGGACCGGGCGGCCGTCTCCGGGCCGCTCGACAGGCCGGGGGAGTGGCAGCCCGTCACCACGGCCGCCGGGATCTTCCGGCTCGTCCCCGTACGGCTGGACCGCGATCTGCCGGTGATCAGCCGCTGGATGAACGACCCCGCCGTGGCGGCCTTCTGGGAACTGGCGGGACCCGACACCGTCACGGCCGCCCATCTGCGGTCCCAGCTCGACGGCGACGGCCGCAGCGCCCCCTGCCTCGGGGTGCTGGACGGCGTGCCCATGAGCTACTGGGAGCTCTACCGCGCCGACCTCGACCCCCTGGCCCGCCACTACCCCGCCCGGCCGCACGACACCGGCCTCCATCTCCTCATCGGCGACGGGGAGCACCGGGGCCGCGGCATCGGCACCACGCTGCTCCGCGCCGTCGCCGACCTCGTACTCGACCACCGCCCCCGGTGCACCCGGGTCGTCGCCGAACCCGACGTGCGCAACACCCCGTCCGTCTCCGCCTTCCTGGGCGCGGGCTTCCGCTACTCCGCCGAGATCGAACTCCCGGAGAAGCGGGCCGCGCTGATGGTCCGCGACCGAGCCCACCGCCACCGCCTGTGA
- a CDS encoding IucA/IucC family protein — MNPTPAPEADGPPSSHHHEPETPGRIAVDPEPSTVPRQKEIPHGSRYSDAAEPGPAPAADPLDHPDPLRAADAAGTENLLRCWVREGDLPRPDGDTLRIALPASGTALLVPVRHWSATGWHRFGPPALEAAPAGAPPADAVTVAALLGREADHNEGADMAARVADSVRRTAGFIEAERLRPAAPAESDLFLTAEQSLLLGHPLHPSPKSREGLSDGEARLYSPELHGSFPLHWMAADRSVLATDSAWTDQGRPVAAAELVARHAPGLRHPEHTTPIPLHPWQARELRGRPEVAALLDAGLLHDLGPYGAPWHPTSSVRTVHRPGTDLMLKLSLGVRITNSRRENLRKELHRGVEVHRLLRTGLARQWHAAHPGFDIVRDPAWLAVDTPGGEPVQGLDVMLRHNPFRRGDDAVCIAGLTAPRPWPGRSGMHSRLADVVQRLAAATGRTTTAVAAEWFLRYLDRVVHPVLWLDAHAGVALEAHQQNTLVLLDPDGWPAGGRYRDNQGYYFRESHRAALGRRLPGIGAVSDTFVSDAVTDERFAYYLGINNVFGLIGAFGAQRLADEQVLLAAFRRFLTSTVPLGSPLPAHLLETPRLRCKANMLTRLHGLDELVGPVDTQSVYVSVTNPLCG, encoded by the coding sequence GTGAACCCCACCCCCGCGCCCGAGGCCGACGGCCCTCCCTCCAGCCACCACCACGAGCCCGAAACCCCGGGCCGGATCGCCGTCGACCCGGAGCCGTCGACCGTGCCGCGCCAGAAGGAGATCCCGCACGGATCGCGGTACTCCGACGCGGCGGAACCCGGCCCGGCACCGGCCGCCGACCCGCTGGACCACCCGGACCCCCTGCGCGCCGCCGACGCGGCGGGCACCGAGAACCTGCTGCGCTGCTGGGTCCGCGAAGGCGACCTGCCGCGCCCGGACGGCGACACCCTGCGCATCGCGCTCCCCGCCAGCGGCACCGCGCTGCTCGTCCCCGTCCGCCACTGGTCCGCCACCGGCTGGCACCGCTTCGGCCCGCCCGCCCTGGAAGCGGCCCCCGCCGGCGCGCCCCCCGCCGACGCCGTCACCGTGGCCGCCCTCCTCGGTCGCGAGGCCGACCACAACGAGGGCGCCGACATGGCCGCCCGGGTGGCCGACTCCGTACGGCGCACCGCCGGATTCATCGAGGCCGAACGCCTGCGCCCCGCCGCTCCCGCGGAGTCCGACCTCTTCCTCACCGCCGAGCAGTCCCTCCTCCTCGGCCACCCCCTGCACCCCTCGCCGAAGAGCCGGGAGGGACTCTCCGACGGCGAAGCCCGCCTCTACTCACCCGAGTTGCACGGCTCCTTCCCGCTCCACTGGATGGCCGCCGACCGGTCCGTCCTGGCCACCGACTCCGCCTGGACCGACCAGGGCCGGCCCGTGGCGGCGGCCGAGCTCGTCGCCCGCCACGCCCCCGGCCTGCGCCACCCCGAGCACACCACCCCGATCCCGCTGCACCCCTGGCAGGCCCGTGAGCTGCGCGGCAGGCCCGAAGTCGCCGCACTGCTCGATGCGGGACTGCTGCACGACCTCGGTCCCTACGGAGCCCCCTGGCACCCCACATCCTCGGTGCGCACGGTGCACCGGCCCGGCACCGACCTCATGCTGAAGCTCTCCCTCGGCGTCCGCATCACCAACTCCCGCCGGGAGAACCTCCGCAAGGAACTCCACCGGGGCGTCGAAGTGCACCGGCTGCTCCGCACCGGACTCGCCCGGCAGTGGCACGCGGCGCACCCCGGCTTCGACATCGTCCGGGACCCCGCCTGGCTGGCGGTCGACACCCCGGGCGGCGAGCCCGTGCAGGGCCTCGACGTCATGCTCCGCCACAACCCCTTCCGCCGGGGCGACGACGCCGTCTGCATCGCCGGGCTCACCGCCCCGCGCCCCTGGCCCGGCCGGTCCGGCATGCACTCCCGGCTGGCCGACGTCGTCCAGCGCCTCGCCGCCGCCACCGGCCGCACCACGACCGCGGTCGCCGCCGAGTGGTTCCTGCGCTACCTCGACCGCGTCGTCCACCCGGTGCTCTGGCTCGACGCCCACGCCGGTGTCGCCCTCGAAGCGCACCAGCAGAACACTCTGGTCCTGCTCGACCCCGACGGCTGGCCGGCCGGCGGCCGTTACCGTGACAACCAGGGCTACTACTTCCGCGAGTCCCACCGCGCCGCGCTCGGCCGACGCCTCCCCGGCATCGGGGCGGTCAGCGACACCTTCGTCTCCGACGCCGTCACCGACGAACGGTTCGCGTACTACCTCGGCATCAACAACGTGTTCGGCCTGATCGGGGCGTTCGGGGCCCAGCGGCTCGCCGACGAACAGGTGCTGCTGGCCGCCTTCCGGCGGTTCCTGACGTCGACCGTGCCCCTGGGATCGCCGCTGCCCGCGCACCTCCTGGAGACACCCCGGCTGCGCTGCAAGGCCAACATGCTGACCCGGCTGCACGGACTCGACGAACTCGTCGGCCCCGTGGACACCCAGTCCGTCTACGTGTCCGTCACCAACCCCTTGTGCGGCTGA
- a CDS encoding diaminobutyrate--2-oxoglutarate transaminase family protein: MAVTEPAPAPPLTPHEGILRRQALRESAARTYARSLPIVPVRARGLTIEGADGRRYLDCLSGAGTLALGHNHPVVLEAIKKVLDSGAPLHVLDLATPVKDAFTTELFATLPREFADNARIQFCGPAGTDAVEAAFKLVRAATGRSGLLAFTGAYHGMTEGALAASGGAEDVRVTRLPFPQDYRCPFGIGGEAGARTAARWTESLLDDPKSGTPAPAGMILEPVQGEGGVNPAPDGWMRRMREITAARSIPLIADEVQTGVGRTGAFWGVEHSGTVPDVMVLSKAIGGSLPLAVIVYRSELDTWQPGAHAGTFRGNQLAMAAGTATLAHVRENGLAERAGTLGARMLARLRSLAADHPCIGDVRGRGLMIGVELVDPEAAPVGGSAEAPPDPVLAVAVQQECLRRGLIVELGGRHSTVVRLLPPLTLTDEQATAVVDRLADAMAAAERSPHRRTPTGSIR, from the coding sequence GTGGCCGTGACCGAACCAGCTCCGGCACCACCCCTCACCCCGCACGAGGGCATCCTGCGGCGCCAGGCACTGCGTGAATCGGCCGCCCGCACCTACGCCCGCTCGCTCCCGATCGTGCCGGTACGGGCCCGCGGCCTGACCATCGAGGGCGCGGACGGGCGGCGCTATCTCGACTGCCTGTCCGGCGCCGGGACCCTGGCGCTCGGCCACAACCACCCCGTCGTGCTCGAAGCGATCAAGAAGGTCCTCGACTCGGGCGCCCCGCTGCATGTGCTGGACCTGGCCACCCCGGTCAAGGACGCCTTCACCACGGAGCTGTTCGCCACCCTGCCGAGGGAGTTCGCCGACAACGCCCGCATCCAGTTCTGCGGTCCCGCCGGCACGGACGCGGTCGAGGCCGCCTTCAAACTCGTCCGGGCCGCCACCGGGCGCAGCGGACTGCTCGCCTTCACCGGTGCCTACCACGGCATGACGGAGGGGGCCCTCGCCGCGTCCGGCGGCGCCGAGGACGTACGGGTGACCAGGCTCCCCTTCCCGCAGGACTACCGCTGCCCCTTCGGCATCGGCGGGGAGGCCGGCGCGCGGACCGCCGCCCGCTGGACCGAGAGCCTGCTCGACGACCCCAAGAGCGGCACCCCCGCGCCCGCCGGGATGATCCTCGAACCCGTCCAGGGCGAGGGCGGGGTCAACCCCGCGCCCGACGGCTGGATGCGCCGGATGCGGGAGATCACCGCGGCCCGCTCCATCCCGCTGATCGCCGACGAGGTCCAGACCGGCGTCGGCCGGACCGGCGCCTTCTGGGGCGTCGAGCACAGCGGGACCGTGCCCGATGTGATGGTCCTGTCCAAGGCCATCGGCGGCTCCCTCCCGCTCGCCGTGATCGTCTACCGCTCCGAGCTCGACACCTGGCAGCCCGGCGCCCACGCCGGCACCTTCCGGGGCAATCAGCTCGCCATGGCGGCGGGCACCGCGACCCTCGCCCATGTCCGGGAGAACGGCCTCGCCGAACGGGCCGGGACGCTCGGGGCCCGGATGCTGGCGCGGCTGCGCTCGCTCGCGGCCGACCACCCGTGCATCGGCGACGTCCGGGGGCGCGGCCTGATGATCGGCGTGGAGCTGGTCGACCCCGAGGCCGCGCCGGTGGGCGGCTCAGCGGAGGCGCCGCCCGACCCGGTCCTCGCCGTCGCCGTCCAGCAGGAGTGCCTGCGCCGCGGCCTCATCGTCGAACTCGGCGGCCGCCACTCCACGGTCGTCCGCCTGCTCCCGCCCCTCACGCTCACCGACGAACAGGCAACGGCGGTCGTCGACCGCCTCGCCGATGCCATGGCAGCCGCGGAGCGCTCACCGCACCGACGGACCCCGACCGGGTCGATCCGCTGA
- the hflX gene encoding GTPase HflX: MTSSSSLPQDAQDAQSATENVTESLRADALMEEDVAWSHEIDGERDGDQLDRSERAALRRVAGLSTELEDVTEVEYRQLRLERVVLVGVWTSGTVQDAENSLAELAALAETAGAQVLDAVFQRRDKPDPATYIGSGKALALRDLVLESGADTVVCDGELSPGQLIHLEDVVKVKVVDRTALILDIFAQHAKSREGKAQVSLAQMQYMLPRLRGWGQSLSRQMGGGGSSGGGGMATRGPGETKIETDRRRIREKMAKMRREIAEMKTGRELKRQERKRNKVPSVAIAGYTNAGKSSLLNRLTGAGVLVENALFATLDPTVRRAETPSGRVYTLADTVGFVRHLPHHLVEAFRSTMEEVGDSDLILHVVDGAHPVPEEQLAAVREVIREVGAVDVREIVVINKADAADPLVLQRLLRNEKHAIAVSARTGAGIDELLALIDTELPRPSVEIEALVPYTRGGLVSRVHAEGEVVSEEHTSEGTLLKARVHEELAAELAAFVPAVH, encoded by the coding sequence ATGACCTCCTCTTCTTCCCTTCCCCAGGACGCGCAGGACGCGCAGAGCGCCACGGAGAACGTCACCGAGAGCCTTCGGGCCGACGCCCTGATGGAAGAGGACGTCGCCTGGAGCCACGAGATCGACGGAGAGCGGGACGGCGATCAGCTGGACCGCTCCGAGCGCGCCGCGCTGCGGCGCGTGGCGGGCCTCTCCACCGAGCTCGAGGACGTCACCGAGGTCGAGTACCGACAGCTGCGCCTGGAGCGTGTGGTGCTGGTCGGCGTCTGGACCTCGGGCACGGTGCAGGACGCGGAGAATTCGCTCGCCGAACTGGCGGCGCTCGCCGAGACGGCCGGAGCCCAGGTGCTCGACGCCGTCTTCCAGCGCCGTGACAAGCCGGACCCGGCCACGTACATCGGTTCCGGCAAGGCGCTGGCGCTGCGTGACCTCGTCCTCGAATCAGGGGCCGACACCGTCGTCTGCGACGGTGAGCTCAGCCCCGGCCAGCTGATCCACCTGGAAGACGTCGTCAAGGTCAAGGTGGTCGACAGGACCGCCCTGATCCTCGACATCTTCGCCCAGCACGCCAAGTCCCGTGAGGGCAAGGCGCAGGTCTCGCTGGCACAGATGCAGTACATGCTGCCCCGGCTGCGTGGCTGGGGTCAGTCGCTGTCCCGTCAGATGGGCGGCGGCGGTTCCAGCGGCGGTGGCGGCATGGCCACCCGCGGTCCCGGTGAGACCAAGATCGAGACGGACCGGCGCCGGATCCGCGAGAAGATGGCGAAGATGCGCCGGGAGATCGCGGAGATGAAGACCGGCCGCGAGCTCAAGCGCCAGGAGCGCAAGCGCAACAAGGTGCCCTCGGTCGCCATCGCGGGCTACACCAACGCGGGCAAGTCCTCGCTGCTCAACCGGCTGACCGGTGCGGGTGTGCTGGTGGAGAACGCCCTGTTCGCCACCCTCGACCCGACCGTGCGCCGGGCCGAGACGCCGAGCGGGCGGGTCTACACCCTCGCCGACACCGTCGGGTTCGTACGGCATCTGCCGCACCACCTGGTCGAGGCGTTCCGCTCCACGATGGAGGAGGTCGGCGACTCCGATCTCATCCTGCACGTGGTGGACGGCGCGCACCCGGTGCCCGAGGAGCAGCTCGCCGCGGTCCGCGAGGTGATCCGTGAGGTGGGCGCGGTGGACGTGCGCGAGATCGTGGTGATCAACAAGGCGGACGCGGCGGACCCCCTGGTCCTCCAGCGCCTCCTGCGCAACGAGAAGCACGCGATCGCGGTGTCGGCCAGGACCGGCGCCGGTATCGACGAGCTGCTCGCGCTCATCGACACCGAGCTGCCCAGGCCCTCGGTCGAGATCGAGGCGCTGGTGCCCTACACCCGGGGCGGACTCGTCTCGCGGGTGCATGCCGAGGGCGAGGTGGTCTCCGAGGAGCACACGTCGGAGGGCACGCTGCTCAAGGCGCGGGTGCACGAGGAACTGGCCGCGGAGCTCGCGGCGTTCGTCCCCGCGGTGCACTGA
- a CDS encoding M1 family metallopeptidase, with amino-acid sequence MPFLSRRLRAALLATASVTLVAATLPAPVPLGIGDPLFPHLGNPGYDVLAYDIGFTYRGSNTEPLDAVTTIDARTTEPLERINLDFTRGTVRSVDVNGLRAEFAVEDEDLIVEPPGRLPAGVPLRITVRHTSDPSGDRNSGGWVRTADGLAMANQADAGHRVFPGNDHPADKAYFTFRVTAPRELTVVANGQRVKRITRGDRTTWTYRTDHPMATELAQVSIGRSAVVERTGPHGLPVRDVVPAADRERLEPWLKKTPGQLEWMERQVGRYPFENYGVLIADTLTGFELETQTLSLFERRLFTEEGFPEWYVDSVMVHELAHQWFGDSVTPRTWSDLWLNEGHASYYEALYSDEHDGRPQERRMHDAYIRSDGWRADGGPPARPGAPAPGEKISLFRPVVYDGSALVLYALRQEIGRSAFDRLERLWVRRNRDSNADTADFIVLASRVAGRDLTAFFTGWLYGARTPPMPGHPDWHSETPARQR; translated from the coding sequence ATGCCGTTCCTCTCCCGCCGTCTGCGGGCCGCCCTGCTGGCCACCGCATCGGTCACCCTCGTCGCCGCCACCCTGCCCGCCCCGGTGCCGCTCGGCATCGGGGACCCGCTCTTCCCGCACCTCGGCAACCCCGGATACGACGTACTCGCCTACGACATCGGGTTCACCTACCGGGGCAGCAACACCGAACCCCTGGACGCCGTCACCACGATCGACGCGCGGACGACCGAGCCGCTGGAGCGGATCAACCTCGACTTCACCCGGGGCACCGTGCGCTCCGTGGACGTCAACGGCCTGCGGGCGGAGTTCGCCGTCGAGGACGAGGACCTGATCGTCGAACCCCCGGGCCGGCTCCCGGCCGGAGTGCCGCTGCGCATCACCGTCCGCCACACCAGCGACCCCTCGGGCGACCGGAACAGCGGCGGCTGGGTGCGCACCGCCGACGGGCTCGCCATGGCCAACCAGGCCGACGCCGGGCACCGGGTCTTCCCCGGCAACGACCACCCCGCCGACAAGGCGTACTTCACCTTCCGCGTCACCGCTCCCCGGGAGCTGACCGTGGTCGCCAACGGGCAGCGCGTCAAACGGATCACACGCGGTGACCGCACCACCTGGACCTACCGAACCGACCATCCCATGGCCACCGAACTGGCCCAGGTCAGCATCGGCCGCTCGGCCGTCGTGGAGCGGACCGGCCCGCACGGGCTGCCGGTGCGCGACGTCGTCCCCGCCGCCGACCGGGAGCGTCTGGAGCCCTGGCTGAAGAAGACCCCCGGCCAGCTGGAATGGATGGAGCGGCAGGTCGGCCGCTACCCCTTCGAGAACTACGGGGTGCTGATCGCCGACACCCTGACCGGCTTCGAGCTGGAGACCCAGACGCTCTCCCTCTTCGAACGCCGGCTGTTCACCGAGGAGGGCTTCCCCGAGTGGTACGTCGACTCGGTCATGGTCCACGAGCTGGCCCACCAGTGGTTCGGCGACAGCGTCACGCCGCGCACCTGGTCCGACCTGTGGCTGAACGAGGGGCACGCCAGCTACTACGAGGCCCTCTACTCCGACGAGCACGACGGCAGGCCGCAGGAGCGGCGGATGCACGACGCCTACATCCGGTCGGACGGCTGGCGGGCCGACGGCGGACCGCCGGCCCGCCCCGGCGCACCGGCGCCGGGCGAGAAGATCAGCCTGTTCCGGCCGGTGGTCTACGACGGCAGCGCCCTGGTCCTGTACGCGCTCCGCCAGGAGATCGGCCGCAGCGCCTTCGACCGGCTGGAGCGGCTCTGGGTGCGGCGGAACCGCGACTCCAACGCGGACACGGCGGACTTCATCGTGCTCGCGTCCCGGGTGGCGGGCCGCGACCTGACCGCCTTCTTCACCGGCTGGCTGTACGGGGCGAGGACGCCCCCGATGCCGGGGCACCCGGACTGGCACAGCGAGACACCGGCGCGTCAGCGGTAA
- a CDS encoding HD domain-containing protein, whose protein sequence is MSAEATNPGAPIRRRGRPRIDLRRLGRVALLGPVSRDRLPDAIAHVAEAHRAHHPDADLSVLRRAYVLAESSHRGQMRKSGEPYITHPLAVTLILAELGAETTTLTASLLHDTVEDTEVTLDQVREQFGEEVCYLVDGVTKLEKVDYGAAAEPETFRKMLVATGDDVRVMSIKLADRLHNMRTLGVMRPEKQARIAKVTRDVLIPLAERLGVQALKTELEDLVFAILHPEEYAHTQAVISAAAGASDPLTAIAGQVSSVLREAGIPAEVAVRPRHFVSVHRVRIKRGELRGSDFGRLLVLVGEDADCYAVLGELHTCFTPVISEFKDFIAAPKFNLYQSLHTAVVGPDGEVAEVLIRTHRMHKVAEAGVIALGNPYAADSGAQSAEPADGERADPTRPGWLSRLLQWQQSAPDPDTFWTTLRADLAQDREITVFRTDGGTLGLPAGASCVDAAYAQYGDAAHSCIGARVNGRLATLSTVLGDGDTVQLLLAEDAASGPSPDWLDHARTPAARIAITGWLDAHPQDAEDARTGQDADREPGPQPAQPARTGQASPAGRTASAVVEQPDATVRLAGCCTPVPPDDVTGFTVRGGAAVTVHRLECPQVARMEAVGRVPVAVSWGDAVACRVTLVAESFGRPRLLADLTEAIAGADAAVVSATVEPPSEQRVRHTYTLQLPDAAGLPALMRAMRDVPGVYDVSRAQHPAAAL, encoded by the coding sequence ATGAGCGCAGAGGCCACCAACCCAGGTGCCCCCATCCGCAGGCGGGGCCGTCCCCGGATCGATCTCCGCAGGCTCGGCCGGGTCGCCCTGCTCGGCCCGGTCTCCCGGGACCGGCTGCCCGACGCCATCGCCCATGTCGCCGAGGCGCACCGGGCCCACCATCCCGACGCCGACCTCTCCGTCCTGCGCCGTGCCTATGTCCTCGCCGAGAGCTCGCACCGCGGCCAGATGCGCAAGAGCGGCGAGCCCTACATCACCCACCCGCTCGCCGTCACGCTCATCCTCGCCGAACTGGGCGCCGAGACCACCACCCTGACCGCGTCCCTGCTCCACGACACGGTCGAGGACACCGAGGTGACGCTCGATCAGGTCCGGGAGCAGTTCGGCGAGGAGGTCTGCTACCTCGTCGACGGCGTCACCAAGCTGGAGAAGGTCGACTACGGCGCCGCTGCCGAACCGGAGACCTTCCGCAAGATGCTCGTGGCCACCGGCGACGACGTCCGCGTCATGTCGATCAAGCTTGCCGACCGGCTGCACAACATGCGCACCCTCGGCGTGATGCGCCCCGAGAAGCAGGCCAGGATCGCCAAGGTCACCCGTGACGTGCTCATCCCCCTCGCGGAACGGCTCGGAGTCCAGGCGCTCAAGACCGAGCTGGAGGACCTCGTCTTCGCGATCCTCCACCCCGAGGAGTACGCCCACACCCAGGCCGTGATCTCCGCCGCCGCAGGCGCCTCGGACCCGCTCACGGCCATCGCCGGACAGGTCTCCTCGGTGCTGCGGGAGGCCGGCATCCCGGCCGAGGTCGCCGTCAGACCGCGACACTTCGTCTCCGTGCACCGCGTCCGCATCAAACGCGGCGAACTGCGCGGCAGCGACTTCGGACGCCTGCTGGTGCTCGTCGGCGAGGACGCCGACTGCTATGCCGTCCTCGGCGAGCTCCACACCTGCTTCACCCCGGTGATCAGCGAGTTCAAGGACTTCATCGCCGCACCCAAGTTCAACCTGTACCAGTCGCTGCACACCGCGGTCGTCGGCCCCGACGGCGAGGTCGCCGAGGTCCTGATCCGCACCCACCGCATGCACAAGGTCGCCGAGGCCGGTGTCATCGCCCTCGGCAATCCCTACGCCGCCGACAGCGGGGCACAGAGCGCCGAGCCCGCCGACGGCGAACGCGCGGACCCGACCCGGCCCGGCTGGCTCTCCCGCCTCCTCCAGTGGCAGCAGTCCGCCCCCGACCCCGACACCTTCTGGACCACCCTGCGCGCCGACCTCGCCCAGGACCGCGAGATCACCGTCTTCCGCACCGACGGCGGCACGCTCGGCCTGCCCGCGGGCGCCAGCTGCGTCGACGCGGCCTACGCCCAGTACGGCGACGCGGCCCACAGCTGCATCGGCGCCCGGGTGAACGGCCGGCTGGCCACCCTCAGCACCGTCCTCGGCGACGGCGACACCGTCCAGCTGCTGCTGGCCGAGGACGCCGCGTCCGGCCCCTCGCCCGACTGGCTCGACCATGCGCGGACGCCCGCCGCCCGCATCGCCATCACCGGCTGGCTCGACGCCCATCCCCAGGACGCGGAGGACGCCCGCACGGGCCAGGACGCCGACCGGGAGCCCGGCCCCCAGCCCGCCCAGCCGGCCAGGACCGGACAGGCGTCGCCGGCCGGCCGCACGGCGAGCGCCGTGGTCGAACAGCCGGACGCCACCGTCCGGCTCGCGGGCTGCTGCACCCCCGTACCCCCCGACGACGTCACCGGATTCACCGTGCGCGGCGGCGCCGCCGTCACCGTGCACCGCCTCGAATGTCCCCAGGTGGCCCGCATGGAGGCCGTCGGCCGGGTGCCCGTCGCGGTCAGCTGGGGCGACGCGGTCGCCTGCCGGGTGACCCTGGTCGCGGAGTCCTTCGGCAGGCCCCGGCTGCTGGCCGACCTCACCGAGGCGATCGCCGGGGCGGACGCGGCGGTCGTCTCCGCCACCGTCGAACCCCCCAGCGAACAGCGCGTACGGCACACCTACACCCTGCAACTCCCCGACGCGGCAGGGCTGCCCGCGCTGATGCGCGCCATGCGCGACGTACCGGGCGTCTACGACGTCAGCCGCGCCCAGCACCCGGCCGCCGCACTCTGA
- the dapF gene encoding diaminopimelate epimerase, producing MTTSQIAFLKGHGTENDFVIVPDPDNALDLPASAVAALCDRRAGIGGDGLLHVVRSAAHPEARALADEAEWFMDYRNADGSVAEMCGNGVRVFARYLQRAGHARAGDLAVATRGGVKKVHLAKNGDVTVSMGRALLPCDGVTVTVDDRSWPARNVNMGNPHAVAFVEDLDHAGDLYAEPAFGPAAVYPDGVNIEFVVDRGPRHVAMRVHERGSGETRSCGTGACAVAVAAARRDGADPAVTGAPVTYTVDLPGGTLAVTEHPDGEIEMTGAAVIVAEGVLDPAWLDALGG from the coding sequence GTGACCACCTCGCAGATCGCCTTCCTCAAGGGCCACGGCACGGAGAACGACTTCGTGATCGTTCCCGACCCGGACAACGCCCTGGACCTGCCCGCGTCCGCCGTCGCCGCGCTGTGCGACCGCCGGGCCGGCATCGGCGGCGACGGACTGCTGCACGTCGTGCGGTCGGCCGCGCACCCCGAGGCGCGCGCCCTGGCGGACGAGGCCGAGTGGTTCATGGACTACCGCAACGCCGACGGCTCGGTCGCCGAGATGTGCGGCAACGGCGTACGGGTCTTCGCCCGCTATCTGCAGCGCGCCGGGCACGCCCGGGCGGGCGACCTCGCGGTCGCCACCCGAGGCGGCGTGAAGAAGGTGCACCTCGCCAAGAACGGCGACGTCACCGTCTCCATGGGCCGCGCCCTGCTCCCCTGCGACGGCGTCACGGTCACCGTCGACGACCGCAGCTGGCCCGCCCGCAACGTGAACATGGGCAATCCGCACGCGGTCGCCTTCGTGGAGGACCTGGACCACGCCGGCGATCTGTACGCCGAGCCCGCCTTCGGGCCGGCCGCCGTCTACCCCGACGGGGTCAACATCGAATTCGTCGTGGACCGCGGGCCCCGACATGTCGCGATGCGGGTCCACGAGCGCGGCTCGGGCGAGACCCGCTCCTGCGGCACGGGTGCCTGCGCGGTCGCCGTCGCCGCGGCCCGCCGGGACGGGGCGGACCCGGCGGTGACCGGCGCGCCGGTCACGTACACCGTCGATCTGCCGGGCGGCACCCTCGCCGTCACCGAGCACCCGGACGGTGAGATCGAGATGACCGGGGCGGCCGTGATCGTCGCCGAGGGTGTCCTCGACCCGGCCTGGCTCGACGCGCTCGGCGGATAG
- the miaA gene encoding tRNA (adenosine(37)-N6)-dimethylallyltransferase MiaA: protein MRSPAPAPRVIAVVGPTAAGKSDLGVFLAQQLGGEVVNADSMQLYRGMDIGTAKLTLAERASVPHHLLDIWDVTETASVAEYQRLARAEIDRLLAAGRTPVLVGGSGLYVKGAIDALEFPGTDPGVRAALEAELAEHGSGALHERLAAADPEAGRAILPSNGRRIVRALEVIEITGKPFTANLPGDDAVYDAVQIGVDVARPELDERIARRVDRMWEAGLVDEVRALEASGLREGRTASRALGYQQVLAALAGECGEDEARAETVRATKRFARRQDSWFRRDPRVHWLSGAEDHRGELPGLALALVERAVTA from the coding sequence GTGAGAAGTCCAGCTCCCGCACCGCGGGTCATCGCCGTCGTCGGTCCCACCGCAGCAGGAAAGTCCGATCTGGGGGTGTTCCTCGCTCAGCAGCTCGGGGGCGAAGTGGTCAACGCCGACTCCATGCAGCTCTACCGGGGCATGGACATCGGCACCGCCAAGCTGACGCTCGCCGAGCGTGCGTCCGTGCCGCACCACCTGCTGGACATCTGGGACGTCACCGAGACCGCCAGCGTCGCCGAGTACCAGCGCCTGGCCCGCGCGGAGATCGACCGGCTGCTCGCCGCAGGCCGTACCCCCGTCCTGGTGGGCGGCTCGGGGCTGTACGTGAAGGGCGCGATCGACGCCCTGGAGTTCCCCGGTACGGACCCCGGGGTGCGGGCCGCGCTGGAGGCGGAGCTCGCCGAGCACGGCTCAGGGGCGCTGCACGAGCGGCTCGCCGCCGCCGACCCGGAGGCCGGCCGCGCGATCCTGCCGAGCAACGGCCGCCGCATCGTCAGGGCCCTGGAGGTCATCGAGATCACCGGGAAGCCCTTCACCGCAAATCTGCCGGGGGACGACGCGGTATACGACGCCGTGCAGATCGGCGTCGACGTGGCCCGGCCCGAACTCGACGAGCGCATCGCCCGGCGCGTCGACCGCATGTGGGAGGCCGGCCTCGTGGACGAGGTGCGCGCCCTGGAGGCGAGCGGCCTGCGGGAGGGGCGCACCGCCTCCCGGGCGCTCGGCTATCAGCAGGTGCTCGCCGCACTGGCCGGAGAGTGCGGCGAGGACGAGGCGCGCGCCGAGACCGTGCGCGCCACCAAGCGCTTCGCACGCCGCCAGGACTCCTGGTTCCGCCGCGACCCGCGCGTCCACTGGCTCAGCGGTGCCGAAGATCACCGGGGGGAACTCCCGGGCCTGGCGCTGGCGTTGGTCGAACGAGCGGTTACAGCCTGA